One region of Flavobacterium sp. GSB-24 genomic DNA includes:
- a CDS encoding glycosyltransferase: MKVSLIVCTYMRAESLFKLLESVSIQDKYPDEILVIDGSLNDKTEFILKGHDFKNLKYFRVKDEDRGLTKQRNFGISKVDPQSEIVCFLDDDTILEPKYFEEIIKTFQSDDEIVGVGGVAVNENKWKIQERNHSYSRKKFYLFEGYFYKEGLRNVVRNYLGLASNLGPGKMPLYSHGRTCGFPLTGKTYEVDLLIGMSMAFKKSVFEKIKFSKFFEGYGLYEDADFSLRALQFGKNVINTNVKLSHFHAPEGRPNLFKYGKMVVRNGWYVWRIKNPKPNLLARYKWNAITILLTIIRLSNTLTEKNKKSAFTESFGRTIGLIGLLFNKPNV; this comes from the coding sequence ATGAAAGTTTCGTTAATTGTCTGTACTTACATGCGAGCTGAATCCTTATTTAAATTACTCGAATCGGTAAGTATTCAAGATAAATATCCAGATGAAATTTTAGTAATTGACGGATCATTAAATGATAAAACAGAATTTATTCTGAAGGGACATGACTTTAAAAACCTGAAATATTTTAGAGTAAAAGATGAAGATAGAGGGTTAACTAAACAACGTAATTTTGGAATTTCAAAAGTTGATCCACAATCTGAAATTGTTTGTTTTTTAGATGATGATACGATTTTAGAGCCTAAGTATTTTGAAGAAATTATTAAAACATTTCAAAGTGATGACGAAATTGTTGGAGTAGGAGGAGTTGCAGTTAATGAAAATAAATGGAAGATTCAAGAGAGAAATCATTCTTATAGCCGTAAAAAGTTTTATTTGTTTGAAGGATATTTTTATAAGGAAGGCTTAAGAAATGTTGTTAGAAATTATCTTGGTCTTGCTTCTAACCTTGGACCAGGTAAAATGCCTTTATACTCTCATGGAAGAACTTGTGGATTCCCTTTAACAGGAAAAACATATGAGGTTGACTTGCTAATTGGAATGTCTATGGCTTTTAAAAAAAGTGTCTTTGAAAAAATTAAATTTTCAAAATTCTTTGAAGGATATGGTTTATACGAAGATGCAGATTTTAGTTTAAGAGCTTTACAGTTTGGTAAAAATGTAATTAATACCAATGTAAAATTAAGTCATTTTCATGCTCCAGAAGGTAGGCCAAATCTATTTAAATATGGGAAAATGGTAGTTAGAAACGGATGGTATGTTTGGAGAATTAAGAATCCGAAACCAAATTTACTGGCACGATATAAATGGAATGCCATTACCATTTTACTCACAATAATTCGTCTCAGTAACACTCTAACAGAAAAGAATAAAAAAAGTGCATTTACTGAATCTTTTGGAAGAACTATTGGACTAATAGGTTTATTGTTTAATAAACCCAACGTTTAA